In the Euphorbia lathyris chromosome 5, ddEupLath1.1, whole genome shotgun sequence genome, one interval contains:
- the LOC136231047 gene encoding cytochrome b6-f complex iron-sulfur subunit, chloroplastic produces the protein MASSTLSPTAPSQLCSAKSGLFCGGNAKARFLRGTRTEMGNKERSGMRIRSQATSIPADRVPDMGKRELMNLLLLGALSLPTGFMLVPYATFFAPPGSGGGGGGTAAKDALGNDVIAEEWVKSHGPGDRTLTQGLKGDPTYLVVEKDRTLATYGINAVCTHLGCVVPWNAAENKFMCPCHGSQYNNQGKVVRGPAPLSLALAHADIDDGKVVFVPWVETDFRTGEAPWWA, from the exons ATGGCTTCCTCTACTCTCTCCCCTACAGCTCCTTCACAG CTATGTTCAGCAAAGAGTGGGTTGTTCTGTGGTGGAAACGCCAAGGCGAGGTTTTTGAGGGGAACAAGGACTGAAATGGGGAACAAGGAAAGATCAGGAATGAGAATCAGAAGCCAGGCCACAAGTATTCCTGCAGATAGAGTTCCTGATATGGGTAAAAGAGAGCTTATGAATCTACTTCTTTTGGGTGCTCTTTCTCTCCCGACTGGTTTCATGCTTGTCCCTTATGCCACCTTCTTCGCCCCTCCTGG gAGTGGAGGTGGTGGAGGTGGTACAGCAGCAAAGGATGCCCTTGGAAATGATGTAATAGCAGAAGAATGGGTTAAGAGTCATGGCCCTGGAGACCGTACCCTTACTCAAGGATTGAAG GGAGATCCAACATATCTAGTTGTGGAGAAAGACAGAACACTAGCAACATATGGAATAAATGCAGTATGCACACATCTAGGATGTGTTGTACCCTGGAACGCTGCTGAGAACAAGTTCATGTGCCCCTGCCATGGATCCCAGTATAACAACCAAGGAAAAGTTGTTAGAGGACCTGCTCCTCTG TCATTGGCGCTGGCTCATGCGGATATAGACGATGGAAAGGTGGTGTTTGTGCCATGGGTTGAAACTGATTTCAGAACTGGGGAAGCTCCATGGTGGGCTTaa